In Amycolatopsis solani, a single window of DNA contains:
- a CDS encoding SDR family NAD(P)-dependent oxidoreductase: MSRPRSIVGRPVVITGAASGIGRALATRLSRLGSPVALADVDEDGLKATAAALHGRVLTRVLDVRDAEDQLRFAAEVRDWAPAPLAAVFNNAGVAVTSTVLDAVVEDDDWLHDINFHGVVHGTRAFLPILVEQGEGAIVNTSSVFGLLGMPNQSAYCAAKFAVRGFTESLRQELHGSAVRAITVHPGGITTNIARNARVRRDPTGLGRSREEMAAQFEAMTMTSPDKAAAIIHAGVDRGKARILVGPDAYLFDALARITPTHYNAVLSRVMRRPRRKEAVR; the protein is encoded by the coding sequence ATGTCACGGCCCCGTAGCATTGTCGGCCGCCCGGTGGTGATCACCGGCGCCGCGTCCGGCATCGGCCGCGCGCTGGCCACCCGCCTGTCGCGGCTCGGCTCGCCCGTCGCGCTCGCCGACGTCGACGAAGACGGCCTCAAAGCCACCGCCGCCGCACTGCACGGCCGGGTGCTGACCCGCGTGCTCGACGTCCGCGACGCCGAAGACCAGCTCCGCTTCGCCGCCGAGGTGCGGGACTGGGCCCCGGCCCCGCTCGCCGCGGTGTTCAACAACGCCGGCGTCGCGGTCACCTCCACCGTGCTCGACGCGGTCGTCGAGGACGACGACTGGCTGCACGACATCAACTTCCACGGCGTCGTGCACGGAACCCGCGCGTTCCTGCCCATCCTCGTCGAGCAGGGCGAAGGCGCGATCGTCAACACCTCCAGCGTGTTCGGCCTGCTCGGGATGCCGAACCAGAGTGCATACTGCGCGGCCAAGTTCGCCGTGCGCGGGTTCACCGAGTCGCTGCGGCAGGAGCTGCACGGCTCCGCGGTCCGCGCGATCACCGTGCACCCGGGCGGCATCACGACGAACATCGCGCGCAACGCCCGCGTCCGGCGCGACCCCACCGGGCTGGGCCGCAGCCGCGAGGAGATGGCGGCGCAGTTCGAAGCCATGACCATGACGTCGCCGGACAAGGCGGCGGCGATCATCCACGCCGGTGTCGACCGCGGGAAGGCCCGCATCCTGGTCGGCCCGGACGCCTACCTGTTCGACGCGCTCGCCCGCATCACCCCCACCCACTACAACGCCGTGCTCTCGCGTGTGATGAGGCGCCCGCGGCGGAAAGAGGCCGTCCGATGA
- a CDS encoding flavin-containing monooxygenase, with the protein MTEHVEVLIVGAGLSGVGAAHHLATAFPRKTYAILEARDAIGGTWDLFRYPGVRSDSDMQTLGYRFRPWTDAKAIADGPSILQYVRDTAADAGIDQHIRFGHRVVRAAWSTEDALWTVEAVHDGKPVEFTAKFLYLCSGYYDYAGGHTPEFPGLENFGGTVVHPQQWPEDLDYTGKKVVVIGSGATAVTLVPAMTDRAEHVTMLQRSPTYILSLPSEDALANRLRGLLGPRLAYPIARWKNVAVSTLIYQLSRRRPGVVKALIRKAALKQLPPGYAVDTHFKPRYQPWDQRLCLVPDGDLFRSIKRGDASIVTDRIASFTETGIRLESGGELEADVVVTATGLKLLAFGGIELVVDGDQVKLPETMAYKGMMLSGVPNLLFTIGYTNASWTLKADLVGEYFVRLLRHLDRHGYDQAVPVNDDPAVTERPLLDFDAGYVLRSIDEFPKAGSRAPWQLGMSYAHDVVKLRHGKIDDGALRFSRRTAGAGRLGA; encoded by the coding sequence ATGACCGAGCACGTCGAAGTCCTGATCGTCGGCGCGGGGCTGTCCGGCGTGGGCGCGGCGCACCACCTGGCCACGGCGTTCCCGCGCAAGACGTACGCGATCCTCGAGGCCCGCGACGCCATCGGCGGCACCTGGGACCTCTTCCGCTACCCCGGCGTCCGGTCCGATTCGGACATGCAGACCCTGGGCTACCGCTTCCGGCCGTGGACCGACGCGAAGGCCATCGCGGACGGCCCGTCGATCCTCCAGTACGTCCGCGACACCGCGGCCGACGCCGGGATCGACCAGCACATCCGGTTCGGGCACAGAGTGGTCCGCGCCGCGTGGTCCACAGAGGACGCGCTGTGGACGGTCGAGGCGGTGCACGACGGGAAACCCGTGGAGTTCACCGCGAAGTTCCTCTACCTGTGCAGCGGCTACTACGACTACGCGGGCGGCCACACGCCGGAGTTCCCGGGCCTGGAGAACTTCGGCGGCACCGTCGTGCACCCGCAGCAGTGGCCCGAAGACCTGGACTACACGGGCAAGAAGGTCGTCGTGATCGGCAGCGGCGCGACCGCCGTGACCCTGGTGCCGGCGATGACCGACCGCGCCGAGCACGTGACGATGCTGCAGCGCTCCCCCACCTACATCCTGTCGCTGCCGTCGGAGGACGCGCTGGCCAACCGGCTGCGCGGCCTGCTCGGCCCGCGGCTGGCGTACCCGATCGCGCGCTGGAAGAACGTCGCCGTCAGCACGCTGATCTACCAGCTCAGCCGTCGCCGCCCCGGCGTGGTCAAGGCGCTGATCCGCAAGGCCGCGCTGAAGCAGCTGCCGCCCGGGTACGCCGTCGACACCCACTTCAAGCCGCGTTACCAGCCCTGGGACCAGCGGCTCTGCCTGGTGCCGGACGGCGACCTGTTCCGCTCGATCAAGCGCGGCGACGCCTCGATCGTCACCGACCGGATCGCTTCCTTCACCGAGACGGGGATCCGGCTCGAATCGGGCGGCGAGCTCGAAGCGGACGTCGTCGTCACCGCCACCGGGCTGAAGCTGCTCGCCTTCGGCGGCATCGAGCTGGTCGTCGACGGCGACCAGGTGAAGCTGCCGGAAACCATGGCCTACAAGGGGATGATGCTCAGCGGGGTGCCGAACCTGCTCTTCACGATCGGCTACACGAACGCGTCCTGGACGCTCAAGGCCGACCTCGTCGGCGAGTACTTCGTCCGGCTGCTGCGCCACCTCGACCGCCACGGGTACGACCAGGCCGTGCCGGTCAACGACGACCCGGCAGTCACCGAGCGGCCGCTGCTGGACTTCGACGCCGGGTACGTGCTGCGCTCGATCGACGAGTTCCCGAAGGCCGGTTCACGGGCGCCGTGGCAGCTGGGCATGAGCTACGCGCACGACGTCGTCAAGCTCCGGCACGGCAAGATCGATGACGGTGCGCTGCGGTTCTCGCGACGGACGGCGGGAGCGGGCAGACTGGGCGCATGA
- a CDS encoding NAD(+)/NADH kinase → MHSAGLVLHPRRDSAAAVEAVLGWAGNRGIEILGIEDEIVRLDCAAIGVTAEELGRRADLVVSLGGDGTMLRAMRLADGQRAPVLGVNLGKLGFLAEVDVPDLPGALSAIDDQRFTVEPRLAVDAVLARRKITAFNDIAVVRVPGDGSAVVAVRVGGQPFVSYSADAVVVATPTGSTAYSFSAGGPITSPSVEALLVTPAAPHSAYSRGVVLSVRDEVTLELLPTSGRLAVEVDGQVEGYVSPGDRLDLSARPSAARVVRLGMTTFYQRARRKLRLTDSAEIPDGGEH, encoded by the coding sequence ATGCACTCCGCGGGACTGGTGCTGCACCCCCGCCGCGACTCGGCGGCCGCCGTCGAAGCCGTGCTGGGCTGGGCGGGCAACCGGGGCATCGAGATCCTCGGCATCGAGGACGAGATCGTCCGGCTGGACTGCGCCGCGATCGGCGTCACGGCCGAAGAGCTCGGCCGCCGCGCCGACCTGGTGGTCAGCCTGGGCGGCGACGGCACGATGCTGCGCGCCATGCGGCTGGCCGACGGGCAGCGCGCGCCGGTGCTCGGGGTGAACCTCGGCAAGCTGGGCTTCCTGGCCGAGGTCGACGTCCCGGACCTGCCCGGCGCGCTCTCGGCGATCGACGACCAGCGGTTCACGGTCGAGCCGCGGCTCGCCGTGGACGCGGTGCTGGCCAGGCGGAAGATCACGGCGTTCAACGACATCGCGGTGGTGCGCGTACCCGGCGACGGCAGCGCGGTGGTCGCGGTCCGCGTCGGCGGCCAGCCGTTCGTGAGCTACTCGGCGGACGCGGTGGTCGTGGCGACACCGACCGGCTCGACGGCGTACAGCTTCTCCGCGGGCGGGCCGATCACCAGCCCGTCGGTGGAGGCGCTGCTGGTCACGCCGGCGGCGCCGCACTCGGCGTACAGCCGCGGCGTGGTGCTCTCGGTGCGCGACGAGGTGACCCTGGAGCTGCTGCCGACCAGCGGGCGTCTGGCGGTGGAGGTCGACGGCCAGGTCGAGGGCTACGTCTCCCCCGGCGACCGGCTCGACCTGAGCGCCCGCCCGAGCGCCGCCCGGGTGGTGCGGCTCGGGATGACGACGTTCTACCAGCGGGCCCGCCGCAAGCTCCGCCTCACCGACTCGGCGGAAATCCCGGACGGCGGCGAGCACTGA
- a CDS encoding DUF998 domain-containing protein: protein MLCPSPTSPSLRARLLVPGALAAFAGAVVLLAVLHLDRRVAPLDPVSTMLSDYALSPGRWLWDGALLLTSTGSALLLVALYRRGLLANPALVAAKALWCVSLLAVAVFAKDPQGGAITATGKIHLYASAVTCLSLPIVGWALGRRHRDDPRWRRFATWSRRLALAAIPFYLPFIIPFAVNVILGGHLPTVATGLVERLMMVLEIALLAVLGQWAHRAMHPGQAGSPAWARLPRKREGMTSATTA, encoded by the coding sequence ATGCTGTGCCCTTCGCCCACCAGTCCTTCCCTGCGCGCCCGGCTGCTCGTCCCCGGGGCGCTGGCCGCCTTCGCCGGGGCCGTGGTGCTCCTGGCCGTGCTGCACCTCGACCGGCGGGTGGCCCCGCTGGATCCGGTCAGCACGATGCTCAGCGACTACGCGCTGAGCCCGGGCCGCTGGCTGTGGGACGGCGCGCTGCTGCTGACCAGCACGGGCTCGGCGCTGCTGCTGGTCGCGCTCTACCGCCGCGGCCTGCTGGCGAACCCGGCGCTCGTGGCGGCGAAGGCGCTGTGGTGCGTGAGCCTGCTGGCGGTGGCGGTGTTCGCGAAGGATCCACAGGGGGGCGCGATCACCGCGACGGGCAAGATCCACCTCTACGCGTCGGCGGTGACGTGCCTGAGCCTGCCGATCGTCGGCTGGGCGCTGGGCCGCCGCCACCGCGACGACCCCCGCTGGCGCCGCTTCGCCACCTGGTCCCGGCGGCTGGCCCTGGCCGCGATCCCGTTCTACCTGCCGTTCATCATCCCGTTCGCGGTGAACGTCATCCTGGGCGGCCACCTGCCGACGGTGGCGACCGGCCTGGTGGAGCGGCTGATGATGGTGCTGGAGATCGCGCTGCTCGCGGTGCTCGGGCAGTGGGCACACCGGGCGATGCACCCGGGTCAGGCGGGCTCGCCGGCCTGGGCGAGGCTGCCGAGGAAGCGGGAGGGCATGACCTCGGCGACCACCGCCTGA
- a CDS encoding DNA polymerase ligase N-terminal domain-containing protein produces MSEQPAFVLHEHWRPRHHFDLRLEENGVLRSWAVPRGLPPDTRGNRLAVAVPDHAMDHLGYEDETKKIADTGWWEEHDRTAKRILFTLHGRAEAVRYALIRTERDWLLHRTRDQPAA; encoded by the coding sequence GTGAGCGAGCAACCGGCTTTCGTGCTGCACGAGCACTGGCGGCCCCGGCACCACTTCGACCTCCGCCTGGAGGAGAACGGCGTGCTGAGGTCCTGGGCCGTCCCGCGCGGCCTGCCCCCGGACACCCGCGGCAACCGGCTCGCGGTCGCGGTGCCCGACCACGCGATGGACCACCTCGGCTACGAGGACGAGACTAAGAAGATCGCCGACACGGGGTGGTGGGAGGAGCACGACCGGACGGCGAAGCGGATCTTGTTCACGTTGCACGGCCGGGCGGAGGCGGTGCGGTACGCGCTGATCCGGACCGAGCGGGATTGGCTGCTGCACCGGACCCGGGACCAGCCGGCGGCGTAG
- a CDS encoding Fur family transcriptional regulator: MSDVTTALRAAGLRVTAPRRAVLTWLAGHPHSTVDEIGTGVRSVLGSVSVQGVYDVLGACADAGLIRRIELPGHPARFERRAGDNHHHVVCRSCGRTEDVDCVVGAAPCLTPGDTHDFSIDEAEVVFWGRCPACRATTSRKEASP, from the coding sequence ATGAGCGATGTGACGACCGCGCTGCGGGCCGCCGGGTTGCGGGTCACCGCGCCCCGGCGGGCGGTGCTGACGTGGCTGGCCGGGCATCCTCACTCCACAGTGGACGAAATCGGCACCGGGGTCCGCTCGGTGCTGGGTTCCGTGTCCGTCCAAGGCGTCTACGACGTCCTCGGCGCGTGCGCGGACGCCGGCCTGATCCGGCGGATCGAACTGCCGGGTCACCCCGCCCGCTTCGAACGGCGGGCCGGGGACAACCACCACCACGTCGTGTGCCGCTCCTGTGGCCGGACCGAAGACGTCGACTGCGTGGTCGGCGCGGCACCGTGCCTGACCCCGGGTGACACACACGACTTCTCGATCGACGAAGCGGAAGTGGTGTTCTGGGGCCGGTGCCCCGCCTGCCGCGCCACCACTTCCCGGAAAGAGGCATCACCGTGA
- a CDS encoding catalase, which translates to MTEPTTTDAGIPVESDEHSLTVGPDGPILLHDNYLIEQMAQFNRERVPERQPHAKGSGAFGRFEVTGDVSAYTKAAVFQPGTKTDLLIRFSTVAGERGSPDTWRDPRGFAVKFYTSEGNYDMVGNNTPVFFIRDPLKFQHFIRSQKRRADNNLRDHDMQWDFWTLSPESAHQVTWLMGDRGIPRTWRHMNGYSSHTYMWVNASGERFWVKYHFKTDQGVEHFTQDEADQMASADTDYHTRDLYEAIERGDFPSWTLKVQVMPFDDAKTYRFNPFDLTKVWPHADYPLIDVGRMTLDRNPTDHHTEIEQAAFEPSNLVPGIGASPDKMLLGRLFSYPDAHRYRIGANYKQLPVNAPVAPVHSYSKDGAMRYTKVSDPVYAPNSKGGPHADVAKYGQPAGWHTDGDMVRTAYTLREDDDDFGQAGTMVREVLDDDQRGRLVDNIVGHLLNGVGEPVLARAFDYWRNVDKDLGDRVEAGVRAKQDEKDPKAADQGNPARSSMQHKA; encoded by the coding sequence GTGACCGAACCGACCACCACCGACGCCGGGATCCCGGTCGAGAGCGACGAGCACTCGCTCACCGTCGGCCCGGACGGCCCGATCCTGCTGCACGACAACTACCTCATCGAGCAGATGGCGCAGTTCAACCGCGAACGCGTCCCGGAACGCCAGCCGCACGCGAAGGGCAGCGGCGCGTTCGGGCGGTTCGAGGTGACCGGCGACGTCAGCGCGTACACCAAGGCGGCGGTGTTCCAGCCGGGGACGAAGACCGATCTGCTGATCCGCTTCTCCACCGTCGCCGGCGAGCGGGGCAGCCCCGACACCTGGCGCGATCCGCGCGGCTTCGCGGTGAAGTTCTACACCAGCGAAGGCAACTACGACATGGTCGGCAACAACACGCCGGTCTTCTTCATCCGCGACCCGTTGAAGTTCCAGCACTTCATCCGCTCGCAGAAGCGCCGCGCGGACAACAACCTGCGCGACCACGACATGCAGTGGGACTTCTGGACGCTGTCGCCGGAGTCGGCGCACCAGGTGACGTGGCTGATGGGCGACCGCGGCATCCCCCGGACGTGGCGCCACATGAACGGCTACAGCTCCCACACGTACATGTGGGTCAACGCTTCGGGTGAACGCTTCTGGGTGAAGTACCACTTCAAGACCGACCAGGGCGTCGAGCACTTCACGCAGGACGAAGCCGACCAGATGGCCTCGGCCGACACCGACTACCACACGCGTGACCTGTACGAGGCGATCGAGCGCGGCGACTTCCCGAGCTGGACGCTGAAGGTGCAGGTCATGCCGTTCGATGACGCCAAGACCTACCGGTTCAACCCGTTCGACCTCACGAAGGTGTGGCCGCACGCCGACTACCCGCTGATCGACGTCGGGCGGATGACGCTCGACCGGAACCCGACCGACCACCACACCGAGATCGAGCAGGCCGCGTTCGAGCCGAGCAACCTGGTGCCCGGCATCGGCGCCAGCCCGGACAAGATGCTGCTCGGCCGCCTGTTCTCCTACCCGGACGCGCACCGCTACCGGATCGGCGCGAACTACAAGCAGCTGCCGGTCAACGCGCCCGTCGCCCCCGTCCACAGCTACAGCAAGGACGGCGCGATGCGGTACACGAAGGTGTCGGATCCGGTGTACGCGCCGAACTCCAAGGGCGGCCCGCACGCCGACGTGGCGAAGTACGGGCAGCCGGCGGGCTGGCACACCGACGGCGACATGGTCCGCACGGCGTACACGCTGCGCGAGGACGACGACGACTTCGGCCAGGCCGGCACGATGGTCCGCGAGGTGCTCGACGACGACCAGCGCGGGCGGCTGGTCGACAACATCGTCGGGCACCTGCTCAACGGCGTCGGCGAGCCGGTGCTCGCGCGCGCGTTCGACTACTGGCGCAACGTCGACAAGGACCTCGGCGACCGGGTCGAGGCGGGCGTGCGGGCCAAGCAGGACGAGAAGGACCCGAAGGCGGCCGACCAGGGGAACCCGGCGCGGTCGAGCATGCAGCACAAGGCTTAG
- a CDS encoding YdcF family protein: MNVAGGVLPVAAAVALLVFAGRVAHEPRRLGNAVWLGVALLLTTLWLLRETPVLVAVAGAAVAAVALVLPLALLVNGVQMWRREGRSTGNLLSLGLGAGLLVLEALFFVPLGRWGSALVAVAAVLACYFGFLFVSLLVYSVVYSRIGRRGGIDAIIVLGCGLAGDRVPPLLAGRLDRALRLAAREPEPPLLVVSGGCGPGETVTEAEAMHAYLRERGIPAERIRREDRATTTEENLRFSAALLPAGAQRVVAVTSSYHVFRAAVECRRMHLPYHATGSPTAGYFLPSALLREFAALILHYRRTTIAACVAIAGTGLVLAIAA, from the coding sequence GTGAACGTCGCCGGTGGGGTGCTGCCGGTCGCGGCCGCGGTGGCGCTGCTCGTGTTCGCCGGGCGGGTGGCCCACGAGCCGCGCCGGCTCGGCAACGCCGTCTGGCTGGGCGTCGCGCTGCTGCTGACCACGTTGTGGCTGCTGCGGGAAACGCCGGTGCTGGTGGCGGTGGCCGGGGCCGCGGTGGCGGCCGTCGCGCTGGTGCTGCCCCTCGCGTTGCTCGTCAACGGCGTGCAGATGTGGCGGCGGGAAGGGCGCAGCACCGGCAACCTCCTGTCGCTCGGGCTCGGTGCCGGCCTGCTCGTGCTGGAGGCGCTGTTCTTCGTCCCGCTCGGGCGGTGGGGCTCGGCGCTGGTGGCCGTCGCGGCGGTGCTCGCCTGCTACTTCGGGTTCCTGTTCGTGTCGCTGCTGGTGTATTCGGTGGTGTACAGCCGGATCGGACGGCGCGGCGGCATCGACGCGATCATCGTGCTCGGCTGCGGCCTGGCCGGCGACCGGGTGCCGCCGCTGCTGGCCGGCCGCCTCGATCGCGCGCTGCGGCTCGCCGCGCGGGAGCCCGAACCCCCGCTGCTGGTGGTGTCGGGCGGGTGCGGTCCGGGCGAGACGGTCACCGAAGCCGAAGCGATGCACGCGTACCTGCGGGAGCGCGGGATCCCGGCCGAGCGGATCCGCCGTGAGGACCGGGCCACCACGACCGAGGAGAACCTGCGCTTCTCGGCGGCGCTGCTGCCCGCCGGCGCCCAGCGGGTGGTGGCGGTGACGAGCAGCTACCACGTGTTCCGTGCGGCGGTCGAGTGCCGCCGGATGCACCTGCCCTATCACGCGACGGGCTCCCCGACCGCGGGCTACTTCCTGCCGAGCGCGCTGCTGCGCGAGTTCGCGGCGCTGATCCTGCACTACCGCCGCACGACGATCGCGGCTTGCGTGGCCATCGCCGGGACCGGCCTGGTGCTGGCGATCGCCGCCTAG
- a CDS encoding winged helix-turn-helix domain-containing protein produces MSEHPAAGLDETVHQRHRLGVLTIAAEAGKVDFGYLRRTLDMTAGNLSRHVTILDEAGLIDVEKGYEGKRPRTWITISPAGRKALAAEVAALRALVSAVERAVPDHVTPRPAV; encoded by the coding sequence ATGAGCGAGCACCCCGCGGCCGGCCTGGACGAAACCGTCCACCAGCGGCACCGGCTCGGCGTCCTCACCATCGCCGCCGAGGCCGGGAAGGTGGATTTCGGGTACCTGCGCCGGACGCTGGACATGACGGCGGGCAACCTGTCCCGGCACGTCACGATCCTCGACGAGGCCGGGCTGATCGACGTCGAGAAGGGCTACGAGGGCAAGCGGCCCCGCACGTGGATCACCATCAGCCCGGCGGGCCGCAAGGCGCTCGCCGCGGAGGTGGCCGCGTTGCGGGCGCTCGTGTCGGCGGTCGAGCGCGCGGTCCCGGACCACGTAACCCCCCGCCCCGCCGTATAG
- a CDS encoding DICT sensory domain-containing protein, whose protein sequence is MPDADPRAGVLSKRALVTASHAVERAALAEGAGADTVVFALFQRLPYFEREREVYAKIARRAAVTVVGMVDSGRPDLPHGVTPVLLRPDEPMAREWSVAVLSPTFGASVVAQDLDEIDPQASAVEAARLFRGRWGLRRDEAYAEVVRLRDAMGDRLPPAVRRKVGEVLASVEAPAALDVESRAEAALRHVASRLDKARSRAEPRPATGPAVDPDTGLDTMVGIRSWLGDATDTVPLGLVFVAVDDPGVVERRHGTRIRMHTEQNIADLLRDGLRPLDRAVRLGPGEFLVIQPAVHPAELTDRSRRLEQRLAALHATYPFVDLHPRTTTLLTRRRPLPLHSLRAQLREVPAVTLWPPSQGSLPLPQARPVALRSGAGEWFQ, encoded by the coding sequence ATGCCCGACGCAGATCCGCGCGCTGGCGTGCTGTCCAAGCGTGCCCTCGTGACCGCGTCCCACGCGGTCGAGCGCGCGGCGTTGGCCGAAGGCGCGGGCGCCGACACGGTCGTGTTCGCGCTGTTCCAGCGGCTCCCGTACTTCGAACGCGAGCGGGAGGTGTACGCGAAGATCGCCCGGCGGGCGGCGGTGACGGTGGTCGGCATGGTCGACTCCGGCCGCCCCGACCTGCCGCACGGCGTCACCCCGGTGCTGCTGCGCCCGGACGAGCCGATGGCGCGGGAGTGGTCGGTGGCCGTGCTGTCGCCGACGTTCGGCGCTTCGGTCGTCGCGCAGGACCTCGACGAGATCGACCCGCAGGCGTCCGCGGTCGAGGCGGCCCGCCTGTTCCGCGGCCGCTGGGGCCTGCGCCGCGACGAGGCGTACGCCGAAGTGGTCCGCCTCCGCGACGCGATGGGCGACCGGCTGCCCCCGGCGGTCCGCCGCAAGGTCGGCGAGGTGCTGGCCTCGGTCGAGGCCCCGGCGGCGCTCGACGTCGAAAGCCGTGCCGAAGCGGCGCTGCGGCACGTGGCGTCGAGACTGGACAAGGCTCGCTCGCGTGCCGAGCCGCGTCCGGCGACCGGCCCGGCCGTCGACCCGGACACCGGCCTCGACACCATGGTGGGCATCCGGTCCTGGCTCGGCGACGCGACCGACACGGTCCCGCTGGGCCTGGTCTTCGTCGCGGTCGACGACCCCGGGGTGGTGGAACGGCGCCACGGCACCCGCATCCGCATGCACACCGAGCAGAACATCGCCGACCTCCTGCGCGACGGCCTGCGCCCCCTCGACCGCGCGGTCCGGCTCGGGCCGGGGGAGTTCCTGGTCATCCAGCCCGCGGTGCACCCGGCCGAGCTGACCGACCGCAGCCGCCGCCTGGAGCAGCGGCTCGCGGCGCTGCACGCGACCTACCCGTTCGTGGACTTGCACCCCCGCACGACGACGTTGCTGACCCGCCGCCGCCCGCTGCCGCTGCACAGCCTGCGAGCCCAGCTGCGCGAAGTCCCGGCGGTGACGCTGTGGCCGCCGAGCCAGGGGTCGCTCCCGCTCCCGCAGGCCCGCCCGGTGGCGCTGCGCTCGGGCGCGGGCGAGTGGTTCCAGTGA
- a CDS encoding cryptochrome/photolyase family protein has protein sequence MRDEPALWLFADQLGPHFHGTPEHRHRDVLVIRSAAAFAAKPFHRQKLHLVQAALHRLAADLGDRVTLIDAPDYRTGLRRYGRPVVVHEPTSHAADAFVRRLHGEGLVTEILPTPGFVLSKADFAKWAEGRTRFVMEDFYRDQRRKFGVLLEADGEPEGGHWNYDHDNRQPPPKTTRLDVPAPWHPRENEIDDRVRADLDAAERAGEIHPVGVDGPRRFAVGHEEAQRALKRFLEHRLPVFGPHQDAMLTHDWAMAHALLSVPLNLGLLDPRDVVRQAEARYRAGDAPLSSVEGFVRQVLGWREWVWHLYWHHGPEYLRRNALQAKRKVPEWWLSLDADAVEAACLRTALAGVRDRGYAHHIERLMVLGNHALQRGYDPGELNRWFATAFVDGFPWVMPANVIGMSQYADGGVVGTKPYAAGGAYINRMSDHCPGCVFDPKKRTGPDACPFTAGYWAFLDRNAARLKGNHRMRQPLSGLERLADRAEVVAREADRDHF, from the coding sequence ATGCGAGACGAGCCCGCGCTGTGGCTGTTCGCCGACCAGCTCGGGCCGCACTTCCACGGCACACCCGAGCACCGGCACCGGGACGTCCTGGTGATCCGTTCGGCCGCGGCCTTCGCCGCGAAACCCTTCCACCGCCAGAAACTGCACCTGGTCCAGGCGGCGCTGCACCGGCTCGCCGCCGACCTCGGCGACCGCGTCACGCTGATCGACGCGCCCGACTACCGCACCGGCCTGCGCCGCTACGGGCGGCCGGTGGTGGTGCACGAACCGACGTCGCACGCGGCCGACGCCTTCGTCCGGCGGCTGCACGGCGAAGGCCTGGTCACGGAAATCCTGCCCACGCCCGGGTTCGTGCTGTCCAAAGCGGACTTCGCGAAGTGGGCCGAGGGGCGCACCCGGTTCGTCATGGAGGACTTCTACCGCGACCAGCGCCGGAAGTTCGGCGTGCTGCTCGAAGCCGACGGCGAACCCGAAGGCGGGCACTGGAACTACGACCACGACAACCGGCAGCCGCCGCCGAAGACCACCCGCCTCGACGTCCCGGCGCCGTGGCACCCGCGGGAGAACGAGATCGACGACCGCGTCCGCGCCGACCTGGACGCGGCCGAGCGCGCGGGGGAGATCCACCCGGTCGGCGTGGACGGGCCGCGGCGGTTCGCCGTCGGGCACGAGGAAGCGCAGCGCGCGCTGAAGCGGTTCCTCGAGCACCGGCTGCCCGTGTTCGGGCCGCACCAGGACGCGATGCTGACCCACGACTGGGCGATGGCGCACGCGCTGCTGTCCGTCCCGCTGAACCTCGGGCTGCTCGACCCCCGCGACGTCGTCCGGCAGGCGGAAGCGCGGTACCGGGCCGGTGACGCGCCGCTGAGCAGCGTCGAGGGGTTCGTCCGGCAGGTGCTCGGCTGGCGCGAATGGGTGTGGCACCTGTACTGGCACCACGGGCCGGAGTACCTGCGCCGCAACGCTTTGCAGGCGAAGCGGAAGGTGCCGGAGTGGTGGCTCTCGCTGGACGCCGACGCCGTCGAAGCGGCCTGCCTGCGGACCGCGCTGGCCGGCGTCCGCGACCGCGGCTACGCCCACCACATCGAGCGCCTGATGGTGCTGGGCAACCACGCGCTGCAGCGCGGCTACGACCCGGGCGAGCTGAACCGCTGGTTCGCCACGGCGTTCGTCGACGGCTTCCCGTGGGTGATGCCGGCGAACGTGATCGGCATGAGCCAGTACGCCGACGGCGGCGTCGTCGGGACCAAGCCGTACGCCGCCGGGGGCGCCTACATCAACCGGATGAGTGACCACTGTCCGGGGTGCGTGTTCGACCCGAAGAAACGGACCGGGCCGGACGCGTGCCCGTTCACCGCGGGCTACTGGGCGTTCCTGGATCGCAATGCCGCGCGGCTGAAGGGAAATCACCGCATGCGGCAGCCGTTGAGCGGCCTGGAACGGCTCGCCGACCGGGCCGAGGTCGTCGCCCGGGAGGCGGACCGCGACCACTTCTGA